From the Rhinopithecus roxellana isolate Shanxi Qingling chromosome 5, ASM756505v1, whole genome shotgun sequence genome, the window CCTGAGGTAGAGTTAGAGAGTATCAGGTTTCTGTTAGCTCTGAGAGTCTGAGAGTTAAAGGCCCACTAGAATGGAAACCTCGGGGCCAAGGGCTCCTGTCTGCCTTTTCCGTCCTATATCCTCACTGTGAAGAACCGTCCCTGGCCCGTATGTGCTCagtcaatgtttgttgaatgaatgtaccTTTCTAAATCACAAGCTGGCAGAAGGGTGGGCTTTTCTCACACTCCATCTCTGAAGGTTTCCGTGACTGTCTCTTCGAGAGAATCTAGTTTCAGACTTTCAGTTCTGTGGCTGTGGGCAAAAACCAACCAAGACCCAAATCCTTTTTCTCTGGGAGTGGAGAAGAGTTTACCAGCTGGTGTTCTCATTGGGTCTAAGAACTTTACCTTTAAAATCCATCCCTGGCCCCTGCCTACCCGCTTCCTGGCCTGGGGAATAGAGTCGAGGGGGCCACCCTCAGTCACCTTCCTTTCACTCTTCCCCACAGAAACAACAGAACCGAGCTCAGCTGGAAGAAGTAATGTGATTTCTTTGTTTACTCATGACATGACTGCTGGGTTTGGAGGGCACTCAGATGTAGAGGCCCCAGTCTCATCTTGCCCACAcccagcctggggaagaaggCTCACCCTTCAGATTCCACCCCATCCCCACAGGGTTCCTGATAACCTGGTCCCATGGGTGGGCCTGTCCTGGGGCAGTGGTGCCATTCTGGGGGCATGTCTCTTGctgtgccatctctgcctccccctggtaagagctctgtcttcctcttctgtAGGAAACGAAGGCAAGCCACCAACATCAGGATGCCCTAAGGAGGGAGCTAGAGGTGAGTGGAGGGTGGAGAAggtttctttgcttctctttcagcACTTGCTTGTCTTTTCTCCCAAAGGCCCAGGTTCATACCACACAAATCCTTACATTCAGAAAACGGAGCTTCAGACGGCAACTCTATTACAGCCAGCATGCTGTCCAGCAGTTGCAAGGTGGGAATCCGGCACCCTGTCATCTTAAAACCTGGCACTTTGACAGGCCTTTAGGGGGAGTCCTTTGGGCCGCATCTGAATGTCTCTCATTCCAGGAGAGACCAGGGATCTGGTGTGCCGCCTCCATGAATCATGGAAGTTTTCCAGAGAATTAGAGTGGGCCCTCTCTGATATCACCAcacagaagaggaaggcagacaGGGTGAGTCCAACCACCTGCCCCGTCCCCTGGGAGCACAGCTTCGCAGATGGAGGAGTGAGCCTAAAAGTCCCTTCTGTCGGATGGAGTGTCCTGCTCAGAAGACAGCGTGGCCATTTCTTGCTGCTTTTGTGTGTGGTGGTTAGAGGCTGACGGGGGCTGAGTTGGCTGCTGTGGGTGAGTTGGGGGGTGCTGTGGGGAGCGAGCACCGGACATAGAGCTCGCAGGCCAAGTGCCCACCCTGCCTATACTTGACTGTGGCCTTGACCAAGTCCTAAGTGGCGGTTAGGGTACTTGTACCATAAAGGTACAGAAGAGTAGCTTGAGTATGTTATTATTTGTGTTGAGAGagggagcctgtgtgtgtgtgtgtgtgcgtatgtattATGGTAATATACAATAAACATGTTTGTAAGGATTCATAAACATCTCAGGAGAGAGGAACAGTGTTGGGGGGAGATATTTCCCTTCTGTACTTTCTGAGTTTTGGACTATTTGAACGTATCATCCTTTCAAAATGTCAACAAAGGATTAATGTCCTCCTTCCTATCTGTGCCCCTACCCCCAGTGAAAGAATGGGCTTAGAGAATCAGATATACCTGGGTGTTGAAACCCCAGCTCTAAGTGATCTTAGGCAAGCACTTAACCCTTAATACCCCATGTTTTTCATCTACACGATAGAGGTAATAATGGTAACCGTCTCCTGTggaggttgtgaggattaaacgggATTGTTAGCGCAGTGCCTGGTGAAGCACTCAGTAAAGGTTCCAACAGTGGTAgtaataacagtaacaacaacagcaatattATCTGATGTCTCTGGACCCCTGTTAGTCAGCCATGAATTCAGTCTCTTTCCCTGTCCCTTCCACTTTTACTGagttctttgaaaaacaaatgagggCCGGGTgctctggctcatgcctgtaatgccagcactttgggaggccaaagcaggcgggtcacctgaggtcaggagttcaagactagactgacTGAcctggagaaaccctatctctactaaaaatacaaagttagccagctgtggtggcacatgcctgtcatcctagctaattgggaggctgaagcaggagaatcgcttgaacccgggaggcggaggttgtggtgagctgagattgcgccactgcactccagtcagggcaacaagagggaaactctgcctgaagaaaaagaaaaagaaagaaagaaacaaaacaaaaaagaaaaacaaatgagactgTGGGCTTGGAAGTGCCTTGAGAGCATGTCAGGTGTGACTGGGAGAGGGGAGTGGTGTGTGGAGGAGTCACTGTGGCTGCTGTTCCTGGTCGGCCAGCCGCTCCTCTGCCTACTCTATCCTGACTTCACCTGCTCTATTTGCAGTACATCGAGGAGTTAACGAAGGAGAGGGACGCCCTGAGTCTGGAACTGTACAGGAACACGTAGGTTGGGGGAAAGTGGGATGGGAGGTCTGGGGGCTCTTAGCCTGGGGGGtgtgctgggaggtgggggtacAGGTGGGCATGGTGAGAGGCTCATACAGGTTTTCATGTGTGCACAGGGAAGCTCTAGTGCCGGCTGTGCCACTGACTCACGGGGTAGCCTCAGGCAACTCATGTCTTCTCTCTGGCCTGCCACCTGGGACTTTTAATTCCTGGGGTCCCATCCAGTGCCACGGTTCTGTGGTTGTGGGGTGAAAGCAGAGGGCTGACCACCAAAGCGTTCCTTTCTGTTCTTCGTTCATTCCTTTCTCTACTGTCTCTGGCCATAGCATAATCGATGAGGAGCTGAagcagaaaaatatcaaattagaagaaaaacttcGACTTCAAGAGACTCAAAAGACTGAGATCCAGCTCAACGTAAAGGAGCTAGAAAGGAAGCTGGAGAGGGCCAAGCTCCTGCTGCCACAGGCAAGCGGCTGCAGCCCCAGGGGTTGCGGGATCCCCGTCCGGCTGGGACCATGGTCTAGGCATCGTGCAGGGTATGGGGAGGCTCCAGTCAAGAGCTAGAAAATTGGGGTCCTTGTTCTGGCCCATAGAATCCTCCAGAGTATGCTAAAAATCTACAAAGTGGGGGCCCTGCCTGGAGAATCAGAATCTCAAGAGTTAgggcttaaaaatatatattttgaaggatCATGGGtgaaaaccattgttttatagattccatttatatgggTAGCTCATGAGTCTGTTTCCTTCTGAGGTTCAAACCAACACTTTCACTAttccagcagcagctgcaggagGAGGCTGACCACCTGGGTAAGGAGCTTCAGAGTGTGTCAGCAAAGCTCCAAGCCCAGGTGGAAGAGAACAAGTTGTGGAACCGCCTGTACCAGCAACAGGaagagaagatgtggaggcaggaggagaagatacaggagcaggaggagaagatacgggagcaggaggagaagatgcgagagcaggaaaagaagaggcaggagcaggaggagaagatgcggaggcaggaggagaagatacaggagcaggaggagaagatacacgagcaggaggagaatatacgagagcaggagaagaagaggcaggagcaggaggagaagatgcggaggcaggaagagaaaatgtggagccaggaggagaagatacgggagcaggaggagaagatacaggagcaggagcagaagatatggaggcaggaggagaagatatggGAGCAGAAGGAGACGATGCGGGAACAGGATGAGATGatgcgggagcaggaggagaagatgtgtgagcaggaagagaagctgttggagaaggaggagaagatgtgtgagcaggaggagaagctgtgggagaaggagaagaagatgcgggagcaggaggagaagatgtggaggcaggagaagaagctacgggagcaggaagagaagatgtggaggcaggaggagaagatacgggagcaggagaagaagatctgggagaaggaggagatgatgcaggagcaggaggagatgtggaggcaggaaaagatacaggagcaggaggagaatatgcacaatcaggaggagaagatacgggagcaggaggagaagatacacgaGCAGGAGGAGAGTATAcgagagcaggagaagaagaggcaggagcaggaggggaagacgcggaggcaggaggagaagatacaggagcaggaggagaagatacgggagcaggaggagaagatacacgagcaggaggagaatatacgagagcaggagaagaagaggcaggagcaggaggggaagatgtggaggcaggaggagaagatacaggagcaggaggagaagatacaggagcaggaggagaagatacaggagcagaagcagaagatacgggagcaggaggagaagatacaggagcaggaggagatgtggaggcaggaggagaagatacaggagcaggaggagaatatacacaatcaggaggagaagatacaggagcaggaggagaagatacacgagcaggaggagaatatacgagagcaggaaaagaagaggcatgagcaggaggagaggatacggaggcaggaggagaaaatgtggagccaggaggagaagatacgggagcaggaggagaagatacgggagcaggagcagaagatacgggagcaggaggagaagatacaggagcaggaggagatgtggaggcaggacgagaagatacaggagcaggaggagaatatgcacaatcaggaggagaagatacgggagcaggaggagaagatacatgagcaggaggagaatatacgagagcaggagaagaagaggcaggagcaggaggagaagatgcggaggcaggaggagaaaatgtggagccaggaggagaagatacaggagcaggaggagaagatacgagagcaggagcagaagatacgggagcaggaggagaagatacaggagcagaagcagaagatacgggagcaggaggagaagatacaggagcaggaggagatgtggaggcaggaggagaagatacaggagcaggaggagaatatacacaatcaggaggagaagatacaggagcaggaggagaagatacacgagcaggaggagaatatacgagagcaggaaaagaagaggcatgagcaggaggagaggatgcggaggcaggaggagaaaatgtggagccaggaggagaagatacgggagcaggaggagatgtggaggcaggacgagaagatacaggagcaggaggagaatatgcacaatcaggaggagaagatacgggagcaggaggagaagatacatgagcaggaggagaatatacgagagcaggagaagaagaggcaggagcaggaggagaagatgcggaggcaggaggagaaaatgtggagccaggaggagaagatacgggagcaggaggagaagatacgggagcaggagcagaagatatggaggcaggaggagaagatatggGAGCAGAAGGAGACGATGCGGGAGCAGGATGAGATGATGCggaagcaggaggagaagatgtgtgAGCAGGAGGAGACGCTgttggagaaggaggagaagatgtgtgagcaggaggagaagctgtgggagaaggagaagatgatgcgggagcaggaggagaagatgtggaggcaggcGAAGAAGCTAcgggagcaggaagagaagacgtggaggcaggaggagaagatacgggagcaggagaagaagatctgggagaaggaggagatgatGCAGGAGCaggagatgtggaggcaggaaaagatacaggagcaggaggagaatatgcacaatcaggaggagaagatacgggagcaggaggagaagagatacacgagcaggaggagaatatacgagagcaggagaagaagaggcaggagcaggaggggaagatgcggaggcaggaggagaagatacaggagcaggaggagaagatacaggagcaggaggagaagatacaggagcaggaggagaagatacgagagcaggagcagaagatacgggagcaggaggagaagatacaggagcagaagcagaagatacgggagcaggaggagaagatacaggagcaggaggagatgtggaggcaggaggagaagatacaggagcaggaggagaatatacacaatcaggaggagaagatacaggagcaggaggaagaagatacacgagcaggaggagaatatacgagagcaggaaaagaagaggcatgagcaggaggagaggatgcggaggcaggaggagaaatgtggagccaggaggagaagatacgggagcaggaggagaagatatgggagcaggagcagaagatacgggagcaggaggagaagatacaggagcaggaggagatgtggaggcaggacgagaagatacaggagcaggaggagaatatgcacaatcaggaggagaagatacggggagcaggaggagaagatacacgagcaggaggagaatatacgagagcaggagaagaagaggcaggagcaggaggagaagatgcggaggcaggaggagaaaatgtggagccaggaggagaagatacgggagcaggaggagaagatacgggagcaggagcagaagatatggaggcaggaggagaagatatggGAGCAGAAGGAGACGATGCGGGAGCAGGATGAGATGATGCggaagcaggaggagaagatgtgtgagcaggaggagaagctgttggagaaggaggagaagatgtgtgagcaggaggagaagctgtgggagaaggagaagatgatgcgggagcaggaggagaagatgtggaggcaggagaagaagctacgggagcaggaagagaagacgtggaggcaggaggagaagatacgggagcaggagaagaagatctgggagaaggaggagatgatGCAGGTGCAGGaggagatgtggaggcaggaaaagatacaggagcaggaggagaatatgcacaatcaggaggagaagatacgggagcaggaggagaagatacacgagcaggaggagaatatacgagagcaggaaaagaagaggcatgagcaggaggagaggatgcggaggcaggaggagaaaatgtggagccaggaggagaagatacaggagcaggaggagaagatacgggagcaggagcagaagatacgggagcaggaggagaagatacaggagcaggaggagatgtggaggcaggacgagaagatacaggagcaggaggagaatatgcacaatcaggaggagaagatacgggagcaggaggagaagatacacgaGCAGGAGCAGAATATAcgagagcaggagaagaagaggcaggagcaggaggagaagatgcggaggcaggaagagaaaatgtggagccaggaggagaagatacgggagcaggagcagaagatatggaggcaggaggagaagatatggGAGCAGAAGGAGACGATGCGGGAGCAGGATGAGATGATgtgggagcaggagaagaagatgtgtgagcaggaggagaagctgttggagaaggaggagaagatgtgtgagcaggaggagaagctgtgggagaaggagaagaagatgcgggagcaggaggagaagatgtggaggcaggagaagaagctacgggagcaggaagagaagatgtggaggcaggaggagaagatacgggagcaggagaagaagatctgggagaaggaggagatgatgcaggagcaggaggagatgtgggagcaggaagagaagatgtgggagcaggaagagaagatgtgggagcaggaagagaagatgtgtgagcaggaggagaagatgcagaggcaggaggagaagatgcggGAGCAGGAAATGAGGCTGTggcagcaggaggagaagatgcaggagcaggaggtgaggctgcaggaataggaggagaggctgggggagcTGGGGCGGAAGGCTGAACTCTGGGGGAGCAGGCGGAGGTGGTTGCAAAACCCTGGAGATCATACAGAGCGACCTCACCACAACTTAGCAGATGGTTCCCTCTGCTTTTCCACCAGTCTGTGTCCTACAGTTTAAATGGTGGGAAGAAGGGTGTGAGAtttgaggctggggagggaggcatgGGCCTCTAGTCAAGGGAGGCAGTCACTCAGgcctggaggaaggggccaggtgCCAGGGGCCTGGGCAGATAACAGGGCCCCACTGTGCCCTCACCACCCTGTTTATGGGCCCAGAATCTGGAAGCCAGCCACTACCTACCCTGGTGCCTATCCTGTAGGTGGAGTTGAAGAGCCAATAGCCTCAGAGTCTGCAGCAGCAGCGAGACCGTTACCTGGGTCACCTGCAGCAGTACGTGGCCACCTATCAGCAGCTGGCCTCTGAGAAGGAGGCTCTGcccagctgcagcagcaggaagCTCAGGGCAAAGTGGTGGTCGAGATGGCCACCAGTAGTGCAGGAGACCCAGTTGAGGGAGTtgatgagggtggggccctcagggGGACGACCTGGCAGCCTCTATGGCTTCTCACTCTCTTTCCTGGCCCCTTAGGAGCATCTGAAAGCTGCCATCTACCGAGCAGATGACAAGAAGGCAAAAACAATCTAAAAGCCGGAAGCAAGGCCTGGAGAGGAGTCGGCCGCCATTTAGAATATAGTCTGAgcacaaacctgaaaaaaaaaaattatttattttaaattgtggcaaaatactggtcaggcgcggtggctcatgccagtaatcccagcaatttgggagactgaggtgaatggaccacctgaggtcaggagttccagaccagcctggccaatacaaaaattagccgggcatggtggcgcatgcctgtaatcccagctacttgggaggctgaggcaggagaatcgctcgaacctgggaggcagaggttgcagtgagctgagatcgtgccactgcactcaagcctgggtgacagagcgagactccttctccaaaaaacaaaaaaacaaaaaaacaaaaaaacaaagtttcttcCTTATCTTCCTTACATGTGTGTTTctattggtttttttcttgttctttctcattGAGTCTTGTCTTTTC encodes:
- the LOC115897590 gene encoding LOW QUALITY PROTEIN: golgin subfamily A member 6-like protein 22 (The sequence of the model RefSeq protein was modified relative to this genomic sequence to represent the inferred CDS: inserted 2 bases in 2 codons); this translates as MWPQPHRPTHPMMSEETPQIKMAKAKEKLRDAHPQXNPRVGTGASDXQKKNINNGANPETTTSSGCHSPEDETKASHQHQDALRRELEAQVHTTQILTFRKRSFRRQLYYSQHAVQQLQGETRDLVCRLHESWKFSRELEWALSDITTQKRKADRYIEELTKERDALSLELYRNTIIDEELKQKNIKLEEKLRLQETQKTEIQLNVKELERKLERAKLLLPQQQLQEEADHLGKELQSVSAKLQAQVEENKLWNRLYQQQEEKMWRQEEKIQEQEEKIREQEEKMREQEKKRQEQEEKMRRQEEKMWEKEKKMREQEEKMWRQEKKLREQEEKMWRQEEKIREQEKKIWEKEEMMQEQEEMWRQEKIQEQEENMHNQEEKIREQEEKIHEQEESIREQEKKRQEQEGKTRRQEEKIQEQEEKIREQEEKIHEQEENIREQEKKRQEQEGKMWRQEEKIQEQEEKIQEQEEKIQEQKQKIREQEEKIQEQEEMWRQEEKIQEQEENIHNQEEKIQEQEEKIHEQEENIREQEKKRHEQEERIRRQEEKMWSQEEKIREQEEKIREQEQKIREQEEKIQEQEEMWRQDEKIQEQEENMHNQEEKIREQEEKIHEQEENIREQEKKRQEQEEKMRRQEEKMWSQEEKIQEQEEKIREQEQKIREQEEKIQEQKQKIREQEEKIQEQEEMWRQEEKIQEQEENIHNQEEKIQEQEEKIHEQEENIREQEKKRHEQEERMRRQEEKMWSQEEKIREQEEMWRQDEKIQEQEENMHNQEEKIREQEEKIHEQEENIREQEKKRQEQEEKMRRQEEKMWSQEEKIREQEEKIREQEQKIWRQEEKIWEQKETMREQDEMMRKQEEKMCEQEETLLEKEEKMCEQEEKLWEKEKMMREQEEKMWRQEEKIQEQEEKIQEQEEKIREQEQKIREQEEKIREQEEKLWEKEKMMREQEEKMWRQEKKLREQEEKTWRQEEKIREQEKKIWEKEEMMQVQEEMWRQEKIQEQEENMHNQEEKIREQEEKIHEQEENIREQEKKRHEQEERMRRQEEKMWSQEEKIQEQEEKIREQEQKIREQEEKIQEQEEMWRQDEKIQEQEENMHNQEEKIREQEEKIHEQEQNIREQEKKRQEQEEKMRRQEEKMWSQEEKIREQEQKIWRQEEKIWEQKETMREQDEMMWEQEKKMCEQEEKLLEKEEKMCEQEEKLWEKEKKMREQEEKMWRQEKKLREQEEKMWRQEEKIREQEKKIWEKEEMMQEQEEMWEQEEKMWEQEEKMWEQEEKMCEQEEKMQRQEEKMREQEMRLWQQEEKMQEQEEHLKAAIYRADDKKAKTI